The Deltaproteobacteria bacterium genome segment GAGTGAGTTCAAAAAACAAAACGGTTAGTGGTTTTATTACTGTCGATCCAATAGAAATTTCTTTTTTTTAGTTACTCTAAGCAGACATGGAAATTTATGAGGTCGCACTCACCATGTTGCTCCATACAATTGACAAATAGCAACTATTGTCATACGCTATGTATGACTATTTTTCTGGAGCAGTTATGCGTCGTTTAAATGCTCGCCTTGATGAAGAATTTACTAAGAAATTTGAATTAATAAAAAAAAGAAATGCCATGAATGATTCAACAGCGATAAAAGCGGCTATTGATTATTATTATCAACATGTTTGTAAAAAAGGTGCTACACCAATAAAAGAATTATTAGCTGATTTTATTGGCTGTGCTGAAGGTAGCACAGAGTTATCAAAAAATTATAAAAAATTACTCAATTCAACCTTAAAACATAAATTATGATTATCGCCGATACTGGTTTTTGGTTAGCTTTAGCAAACCGTAAAGATAAATATCATTTACAAGCAGTATCTACCTTAAGGCAAATAAATGAAGACTTAATTACAACATGGCCAGTTTTTACTGAATGCTGTCATTTATTATTAACTCGTTTGTCATCTGATGCGCAGATAAAATTTATTCGCTCTATTATGGCAGGCGCTGCAAATATTTTCGCAATAAAAAATGAGCATATGCCACGAATAGCAATGCTTATGGAAGAGTATCATGACCTGCCTATGGATTTGGCTGATGCTTCGCTTGTTATTTTAGCAGAATGCTTAGGTTCTGGAAGAATTTTATCAACAGATCAACGTGATTTTCATACTTATCGATGGAAATCGCATAAACCTTTTAAAAATTTGCTTCTATAGTACCATATCTCAATCGTGAAACTTTTAGTTGATATGAATTTGGCACCAGAATGGTGGGGCTCTTGTACGGCTTTAAGTGGTGCACCTTGCATTGCCAGTCGTGAAGCAAAGGTATGATGTAGCGTAACCTACCTTCCAAACACGCAAATCCAA includes the following:
- a CDS encoding VapC toxin family PIN domain ribonuclease, which gives rise to MIIADTGFWLALANRKDKYHLQAVSTLRQINEDLITTWPVFTECCHLLLTRLSSDAQIKFIRSIMAGAANIFAIKNEHMPRIAMLMEEYHDLPMDLADASLVILAECLGSGRILSTDQRDFHTYRWKSHKPFKNLLL
- a CDS encoding CopG family transcriptional regulator yields the protein MYDYFSGAVMRRLNARLDEEFTKKFELIKKRNAMNDSTAIKAAIDYYYQHVCKKGATPIKELLADFIGCAEGSTELSKNYKKLLNSTLKHKL